Proteins from a genomic interval of Acidobacteriota bacterium:
- a CDS encoding DUF374 domain-containing protein has translation MTTGRPRPDAPPPETRRTETLGDRLFRRVGAPLIAGYIRALAATQRLRIEGLDQFDAAKASGRPIVFAFWHEDLFNVEIVNLRRGPKGRVAVMISRSRDGEMLTRVMERLGLVAVRGSSSRGAVGGLVELKHWLAIPSDPHPHCAALALDGPRGPRRVGKPGAALLARRARAMVVVLGFDPRPRITFNSWDRTRLPWPFSRFIVRAALLDTRDWGEDDTANLALMTAHLEPAEPAGGPRHDRAS, from the coding sequence ACGCTGGGCGACCGGCTGTTCCGGCGTGTGGGCGCGCCGCTCATCGCCGGTTATATCCGGGCGCTGGCGGCCACCCAGCGGCTGCGGATCGAGGGGCTGGATCAGTTTGATGCGGCCAAGGCGTCCGGACGGCCCATCGTGTTCGCGTTCTGGCACGAGGATTTGTTCAATGTCGAGATCGTCAACCTGCGGCGCGGGCCGAAGGGCCGCGTGGCCGTCATGATCAGCCGCTCCCGCGACGGCGAGATGCTGACCCGGGTGATGGAGCGCCTGGGACTGGTGGCGGTCCGGGGGTCGTCCAGCCGCGGGGCGGTGGGCGGGCTCGTTGAGTTGAAGCACTGGCTGGCCATACCGTCCGATCCGCACCCCCACTGCGCTGCGCTGGCCCTGGATGGGCCCCGGGGACCCCGCCGCGTGGGGAAGCCGGGTGCGGCCCTGCTGGCGCGGCGCGCCAGGGCAATGGTGGTCGTGCTGGGGTTCGACCCGCGGCCGCGGATAACCTTCAACTCGTGGGATCGGACCCGCCTGCCATGGCCGTTCAGCCGGTTCATTGTCCGGGCGGCGCTCCTGGACACGCGCGACTGGGGGGAGGATGACACGGCCAACCTGGCGCTGATGACAGCACACCTGGAGCCGGCGGAACCGGCCGGCGGACCAAGGCACGACCGCGCAAGCTGA